The Porites lutea chromosome 7, jaPorLute2.1, whole genome shotgun sequence genome includes the window TACTGATTACAACAGTTAACTTGGACTAATGACTGTATAGTACCATACAGTAGGATGTAAATTTATTTTGGAATGACCCTTGTCACATGACCGGTTAATAATTCCAACTAGCGAAAGACAGACATTCAAGCATGGCAAGCCTTTGAATTCTGGTCTGTTGTTACCCATAGATCTTAAGTCCACTGCCCTATCTTAAACTACTAGTAGATTGTCAATATATTCTGCACACAATTTTAACCAATGAGTATCCGTGATCAATCGATCAGTTTTGTGTTGAACCGAAGATTTGAGTTATTGGCTTACTGGAGTTCTGACTTACACTTTTACTATTTTGtgaaatatttaaagaaaattataaaCTGTCCAGTTCCCCACTGTTTCTTTCAGCTGTGTTAGTAACTAAACCCTCATGGGGTAGATGtttgtagttttatttattgaccaggccctggttgttcaaacgttggataacgctatccaccggataaatcactatccagcggagagcgtaattgatttccgtaatacttatccgctggatagtgatttatccggtggatagcgctatccaacgtttgaacaaccggggccagaatATTGCTCCAGCATGATCTGGTATCAGTTATAGGATTAATCTGTTGTAATAATCAGATTTTTTGGTTCAAAGTACCCGGTTACAGGAAATTTGTGTTCTTAAAATTCACAATTTTTTAGACACCTGAAATGGGTGCATTGTTGGTGATGATGTTGCTCTGATCATCAAAACAGTGCACCTTTAATAGTAACAGTAGTTTCTCTAATACGTAGAATGGTTCATTACAGACTCAATTAGCACCAAACGCATGGATTCACACTTGCTTTGCATGTGAGCCTCTCAAGCTTTACAGGCCATTCAATTTTCACTCTCAATCCTGATAGAAACTCACATTCTTGACCAACCCAAAAGTACTGTACTGGAAATAACTGAATGGGCTCATGAAATAAGGTCCTTGAAGGCTTTTTATCTATCAATGTGAAATTCCTGCTTATTTTCACTACTACATGATTGCAAGGCtaccaaaaaaacattttgtcaaaACTCACAAGTCTCTCCTTcagtaaataatttttattaacaagattagggccatttatacgaggaaaaataagacgcgtcttacataagacgcgtcttaaataagacgcaaactttccgtataaacggcacatttcgtctaaaataagacgcggcttagctaagatgcgtcttattagataagacatgctcgtataaatggtacagttcgcgtcttatttacgacgtgtcttatgtaagacgcgtcttatttttcctcgtataaatggccctattgttgcAGGTTGTGTATTATTTCTGTTTAAACTACTTGCTACTTGCTATGAAAACTGTTGAAAGCATCTAACATAGTCATGTGCTTCCAATAAACATTTTTGTAATAACCTGTTGACaatgtttgctttctttcttcaCTGGGCTTGAGGTAATTCATGCATCAACTATCTTATTCTTACTTGTTTTTAGGAGTACTAATTTTTTCAGTAATTATTACCGGTACATTAATTATTACATCTATTGGGCcatcacacacaaaaaaacacaagtTCAAGCTTTTAACAACAGAAATGAAGTACTTGTCAATGACtttctcaaacaaaataatttagaaTTCATACCTAGAAATTAATTCAAGTCGTAAAAGTTCAGATGTGGCAGGCATAGAatatttttacttaaaaaaacctgatggaagagattAATCACgaaactttatcccaaaatacaATTGATAAACCTGCCTATAgaaaaaactaataaataagTTTCTTAATATAAATCTGATGGTGCAAAATTAATGTAGCTATCATTGTTCATTGTTGTTGTCACTCTCTTCGCTTGAGGAGTCTGTGTCTACATAACATGTTGGCTTTTGGTGGTTTGGATTAACAAACAGATCATTGTCGTCCTCAGAATTCtcgtcttcatcatcatcactgatATCTTCGTTGGCCCTCCTATGCACATtactaccaaaaaaaaaaacagttgaatcataacaacaacaacaaaccttATTAATAAACAGATAATATTACAGAAGCATTGCCTGCACCTAGCCAGGCTAATCGAGGCAGGACAATGCgtgcaaaatatgaaattaagaCTAAGGCTAACTAAGGAAAGTTtacagtttacaaataaatgaaataaaagtcaTAATAAGGATGAGGACTAGATAACACAATAATgaagaaatgattaaaaaatatattgtaaaagtaaaaagtaataagcaaaaatttatttttttgacattttgggccaattttacctttttaattaAGTTGGGCATGTCAATATATATTGTATCATCTTCTgaattcaaaatatcaaaaagtaatttacaaagtgtttttttgaatttGTTCTTAAGGAGATAAGCGTCCGTTTGCGCGGGGCGTAAGGTGACCTGTCGGGAAATTAatgttgtaataataataataattaaaatagttattaaaaataataattattattttgggatCAAATAATTGATAAGATTCATTTTCACTAATATGAACCAAGATAACATCATACATCTAACATCATACACTCTAGAGTAAGCATTACCTTGACCCCTTAGTGAAGAATGCAGTGATCATTAATTTTGAAGCAATTTACTTCAAGAGCAGCATTAGTGATTGTAAAACCAACCATGCAAACTTATATTATTTTCTACAAATAAGCTCTTCCAGAAAGAAAAGTATTGATATTGATACAGACAGCTCATTATTTAAGTAATCACCATTTTTACCTGCTTCCTTGTTTAACATGTGGTTTTTCATCAGCAGGGGATTTCTCTATGAACGTCTCAGGCCTTAAAAACagattaatattattaatctACTTTAGGGTGGTAGTGAGATACCAACAGGGGGTTGGGGTCTACCTTACATTATTATCTTCtaatttattcaatttattattactactacaAAACATACATGACGAGAAAggaaattttcattattttgaatTGAAAAGGGTGGTTTTTAGTTACCagtacaaaattaaagaagtaCGTAATAACATTTAATCACTTATGGCTGATTTCACCAAGTTGCCAGGTATATCTCacgtaatttttatttttccattgtttttgggtatggtaatatatgctagtgaatttaaaacaaaggaaaaacaaaaataacctgatataaaaaattaactgcaacatatatgCAGGAAATTGAACAGCTTGGAAGTTCTTTAtgttctattttctttttgtttcctcCGAAAAGAGTTAGTAGAAATCTCAGTTCCGGCCTGGCTGTTAGTGACAGCCCCGTATAATATTGTGTAAACACTTGGTAATTCAGACTTTTTCTCTTACCACAAGCCTTCACTTTTCAGATACTTTATTTGCTTGCTATAGAGAATATAAACAATCTCAGCGCAGACTTTGTTTCCTTCCTCTATTGGATCAACAATGACAAAATCTCCTGGAAAGcacatttaaaaaaagatgttagtCACAGCTCAGACTCCATAATATAAGCAGAAATTGTGCAATTGCACTTGTTTAGTTGAGCTAAaatgacaataacaaaaaaactttgattCTGAGGGACTTGgatattattttctttgttgcatGATTGTGACACTAAAAATTTCACACCCTTTGTAATATTTGTGTTTAATGTTTACGCCATACCTCGTTTAATCCAGAcactttttctaaattttgatGGCATACTGACAAGGTATTTACTGCCATCAGGTGTTTCTGCCTCATGAAGGTTGTTACCACGACTTCCTAAAATCTTGAATAGTATAGACAGGTATTTTAGTAAAGAcgagtgtcttttttttaagtgaagGAACTATAGTGTTGCTTTGTTGGCCAAATAGAGCATGACAATTATTTCCCTAGCTCTTGTGAGAGTGGAAACAAAATGGAGCTACAGTTAAACTACTCAGCCGCAAAGAGCTTACGTGAAGCTGTACTACTTCCCCCCCTCTTCTGTTTTCATTGCcagaaggggagggggggcggtcATTACACAAAAATTATGCTTCTCCATGATGACACAAAGaatggctgtgtagcagactataggAGGTATGGCTAGCTATAGTTTACCACCTTACCCATCACTACTCCCACATAAACAGGCCACCTGCCCTCCACTAACATAGCTCTTTCACAGTATAAAATGGGGTACTTCTGCCTTTTAGAGAGTGCATATCCAAGTGGGCTAAGCTTAATGAGCTAAACTATTCAAGGAATAACAAATAATCAATTAATAATTAagcttaattaattaaaattttttaaataagaatTACATATCCAAAGCCGCTTTATCTTGGAAATGTAGCTACCCATACTGGAGACAAGGAAATCTGTTTCATATTGTGTACACCTTCTTACCTTAACGATCTGCTGATTTGGTTCTGGCACTACATAATCATCCAGAACCTCTTTTGTAACGTGTTTTCTCTTCGTCGCCTTCGACATGCTGTTCTTGAATGTCAGAATTGATGCGATCTATCGACTATTTGGGCTAAAAACTGGGCGACCCGCCcacctttcaaatttttttcataatcAGGCAGCCATCATTTGAAATTTCTATTCCTTCACTTccgattttaagaaaaaattatagaaaaatATTGTGCACATACGACCACGTTGAgacgccattttgttttatgaGTCGTTACCAGCTCGGCCGGGATGAACGACAGAATCTGGGAACGACCTGACCACAGAATTGGCCCGGGGGTTCTGGGGATGAGACCATTTTTAATCtgaattagcctgcgtagcaagggtttccgtttggtttcggagcaaagaaagaccgaggaacgggattctcaGTTTTGgtcgcgcgagaaatgaaacaagagccaaaaaatgcaatttttcgcgcggtctttgactctcgttcctcgttcttaaaccgcacggaaaacgcttgctacgcaggctaatcatTATTGGCCCATTTGAACACTACTTTTGTATCAAATTCCCAATTGCTTCTCGTATTGAAACGACTTTCCGATTCTtcattaagggcctgtttacaaggagagagggttacccttgTGCTAAGGGTACTCTAGAAAGCAGGTTGAAGTTAGctctggtttacaagcaaatttcacaggtagggttaccctatcaCTCGGGTCAACTTAACCAGCTTTGCTGACGAGTTTCGTCATGCGTGACATTCTTCGTAACGGTCcgaaaatttgaaataatcttgaaGTTCTCTATGGAAAACACGTTCTGAAttctaaaaaagggaaaacattATCATCGCGGGTAGACAGAAAATAGCTTcttatttttcagatgtttataaTCAAGCTGAGAAATTAGATAATGCCGTTCAAGTTGGCACGATTACTGGTCGCGCATGACGGCGGAAAGTTGTCCCGGCCAGGCGAGTTATCCCTAGTTGAacgtttacaaggcaggtagggtaaccctcttgctagggtaaccctagcactcaGGTGGGGTTATCCTAACGCTAGGGTTACCCTccctgccttgtaaacacgtcgtgtgaaaaaagaagaaataggcGAGTCCTAGGGTAATCCTAGCACCatccttgtaaacagggcctaaGAAAGAAGAACGGCTTGTCTGTCCGAAATATCGGGAAACCTCAAGTCGCTTTTGTCTTTGGTGTTTTGTTATCAATGTTtacaaaactgaaccacaacattgACATTATTATAGACCGGAAAACGAGTGACATGTTTGTTAAAGAGCGAAAAAATTGCCCCGATTAGCACGATCCCGCGGCAAGTGCATACGACCGCTCCTCCTTTTTAATTGCCCTACCCACCGAGCCACTTTTACGAAAGTGACTAGCATATTTTAGCATCagaccaaaacaaaattttttttttccgagcaACTTGTGAGCAACGTTCTTTACAAACATCAATTTTTGATTgtcttttgagcaactttttgagaaattacGGCCGGGAAACTTTTTGGGTCGAGCAACTTGTTGAAAGCCCTAAAagtgacaacgaaaacgaaacCTTTAACGCGCGTGGACTAATTACTAACGTAGTCTGTCCTAAACCAAACTATAAAGGCCTCAATACAGACAGATTGGCGACATCAAAAGTGAGTGCAATAGAAGCgcatagcattttttttttatctcacgCAGTGTCATATAGCAGttagatgacaacaacaaattagaagaaaaagtacTTTCCATATTGATAACTGTCACTCTATGAATCATTTGTCAGACACGACAATGCCAGGCCTTGTTTCAACTTTGAGCTGAAAAGGAACTTTAGTTTTGGTCCCTATTTTTGGCTAGGCTACTGACTTCTCCTAACATAACCCTTGAAAATTTTGTATTCATAATAAGAGAATAGAGGGATAGTTTCTGAAAGCACAGATAAAATCCCACACAAAGGAATGAGCAGGTTAAATGTAACCACGTTTTTACTTTATCTACCCACTTCTTGGCCAACGCGAAGTTTCCATGATATCACTTCCTGATTTCTTAATCGCGGTAATCCCTAGGCAATGTCAGTCCTGGTCGGTTCTTATATGCTGTAATTGTTTATTAAAATTGCGGctatttaaatgatatggaaaacTACCGTAGGGGAATAACTCTCCAGAGTGTTTTTAGAGACGACAGTTATCTGAAATTCTGGTTTGGGTGGAACAAAAACGAAATCTGATGCCACGCCAAATAAATactgttttttctctctaaacaaattaggagttaaaactGAATTGGAATCGAAagtaaatggtttttttttcagccgGATGTCACTGTGCTTAAAAGTGAAAGCTCATCACAATGAGTATATTCTTTATTCTTGAGGACATTCCTTGCGGTACAGCTCATactacggtggcccacaactaTCAcggaaaaaccaaaaaccacacggcaaaaccaaaaacctcacggcaaaagcaaaaacctcacggcaaaagcgaaaacctcacggcaaaatcaaaataccccacgacaaaaccaaaaacctcacggcaaaaccaaagacctcacggcaaaaccaaatacttcacagcaaaaaccaaataccCCACGGCAACAGCAAATacccacggcaaaaccaaagccATTTTGCTCactgtgaagtatttggttttgccgtggggtttttggttttgtttgccttgaggtattttgtttttgccgtgaggtttttgtttttgccgtgacaCGGTTGTGGGCCACCATACAGCTCCCATATGacacaaaagaaaaacgttttaaccGGGATCATAAGCAATAAGAACTTGTTTTTGTGTTCACAAAATGCCTTATTTCATGCTCTGCTTGTTttattatgtttaaaaaaagataCTTTAATTATGAACAAAAAGTCAGCTGCTAGTTTTAATATTTCTAAATTAAAACAAGTTACAAAAAATTTACATCTAACAATTAAATATGAATCAGGCTTCAACGCGCCAGCAGCTTGGCGCATGTGCCGAGGTGAACACACCTGCAGTCAAACTCTCCTGTCATAAACAAGAACTCTCGGCTTAACATTTTCATCTGCAACCTTCAAAGTCAGAACGGGGAACTCCGGTGTAATTGTGAAAAGGTGAAAAATGAGCTTCAAAGCACGTCTTCGGCTTGCAGAAAAATGACGACAACTGCGAACTTCACCGGTCATGAAAAGCAGACCACATTGAGTAATCCTCTAGTGCCATACTGTTCCCCAGAATTAGCTGAAGGTATACAACATCCGCTTGTATGTCTTATTGTGCTGAACATTTTCCTGTCCATCTGTGCGTTTCTTGGGAACTCGTTAATCCTAGTTGCGCTTCACAAGAAATCATCTCTTCACACGCCGTCTAAACTTCTTCTCCGTTGCCTGTCAGCATCTGACCTCTGCGTTGGGCTCATTGCAGAACCAGCCATTGCTGTGTATTGGACTTCACTAGTTTTTGGGGGGAACGCGACCTGTCGATACTCAGCTCTCATCAGCCACATCACGGGTTACATATTGGGCTCAGTGTCTCTGCTAACACTTACGGCAATAAGCATCGATAGGCGCTTAGCACTGATGCTGGGGCTCAAATACAAACAGATTGTAACTTTGAAGCGAACATGCATGACCTTGATCGCTGTGTGGCTTCTTTCCATTATCGGCACCACACTCTATTTTGTGAATTATTTCATAACACTGTGGTATGGTAACATTATAATATTATCGTGCCTGGTAACTTCTATTTACGCTTATGCCatgatttttcgttttcttcgCTGTCATTcatataaagtcaaaaaaactGCCTATCAAGGACAACCGGGCCAAAACCTCCAGCCGCTTAACCTTGCGCGATACAAGAAGTCGGTCAAAACTGCGCTGTGTGTACAGCTAACTTTAGTAGTCTGTTATCTTCCATATGCTGCAGCACACGCTTTGCCTAAAAGACCACATGAAGTATCCAAGTCTCTATATCTTGTAAGGGCGATGGCGCTGACTTTAGTTGATCTAAATTCGACACTGAACCCAATTCTTTATTACTGGAGGATCAGAGAAGTAAGACGATCAGTGAAGGAAAGTCTGAAGAAGACTGGCCTGTTCTAGTTAATTAACAAGGATTCAAGGTGCTAGCCTCAACACACCCAAAGATGTCAAAGATTTGGACAATTTTtcttaagaaaaagaaaaggttatttTTAGTCTGAGGTACACATCTGATGGTCTTGAAATAAAAGCCAAGCGTGCTCATCAAAGTGCCAGTTTGTACTGTGCGAAACGTCAAGGTTCATTACCGAAAAAGGAGTCAAGGAGTTCTAATCAAGCAGAAACAAAAGATATTTGAGTATGCAACTCCAAGctaaaataaaacagaataGAATCTCGTTGTGAAGGCTTCATTTGCCGTCAATAACTTATAACTGAAAAAGTAAAACCGAAGTCGGTCAGTTAAGTCAGGAAAATGAGTCAAAATGGCGCGCTAGACACATTTCAGTATTTTTAGTCACAAAGCTCCAACAAAAATTATACAGACAGCATTTATTTCAATAGTCTCTACACATAAGTGGCAAAAAGATAGAGATAGTTATAAGAACAGTGATCTTGTCGGTTGTTAGTTGGCGATTATGCGTGCATATGGGCCTTGGCCTCTAGCGGACAATGACTACTTGA containing:
- the LOC140942903 gene encoding probable RNA-binding protein EIF1AD, with the protein product MSKATKRKHVTKEVLDDYVVPEPNQQIVKILGSRGNNLHEAETPDGSKYLVSMPSKFRKSVWIKRGDFVIVDPIEEGNKVCAEIVYILYSKQIKYLKSEGLWPETFIEKSPADEKPHVKQGSSNVHRRANEDISDDDEDENSEDDNDLFVNPNHQKPTCYVDTDSSSEESDNNNEQ
- the LOC140943760 gene encoding melanocyte-stimulating hormone receptor-like; the protein is MTTTANFTGHEKQTTLSNPLVPYCSPELAEGIQHPLVCLIVLNIFLSICAFLGNSLILVALHKKSSLHTPSKLLLRCLSASDLCVGLIAEPAIAVYWTSLVFGGNATCRYSALISHITGYILGSVSLLTLTAISIDRRLALMLGLKYKQIVTLKRTCMTLIAVWLLSIIGTTLYFVNYFITLWYGNIIILSCLVTSIYAYAMIFRFLRCHSYKVKKTAYQGQPGQNLQPLNLARYKKSVKTALCVQLTLVVCYLPYAAAHALPKRPHEVSKSLYLVRAMALTLVDLNSTLNPILYYWRIREVRRSVKESLKKTGLF